One Chengkuizengella sediminis DNA segment encodes these proteins:
- a CDS encoding NUDIX hydrolase, which translates to MRPIKNITKAAITLNDKILFTKNKDKDGVYFLLPCEPQKNGEQLRVTLKRGFTNKSGHEIDVHEMLYVKEYMAEYHKNPEWERDTHQVDYYFKCNFSKDEITNAADENKIGLDKNKYEWIDLEALEGVRVYPEDLADILKNGHS; encoded by the coding sequence ATGAGACCGATAAAAAACATAACAAAAGCCGCAATTACACTAAATGATAAAATCTTATTTACAAAAAACAAAGATAAAGATGGAGTTTATTTTTTATTACCATGCGAACCTCAAAAAAATGGTGAACAATTAAGAGTTACTTTAAAAAGAGGTTTTACTAATAAATCAGGTCATGAAATTGATGTTCATGAGATGTTATATGTAAAAGAATATATGGCCGAATATCATAAAAATCCTGAATGGGAAAGAGACACTCATCAAGTTGATTATTATTTTAAATGTAATTTTAGCAAAGATGAAATTACAAATGCTGCTGACGAGAATAAAATAGGATTAGATAAGAATAAATATGAATGGATAGATCTTGAAGCATTGGAAGGTGTACGTGTATACCCTGAAGATTTAGCCGATATATTAAAAAATGGCCATTCGTAA
- a CDS encoding 5'-nucleotidase, with product MPYQIEEKFVVAVASSALFDLSESDQIFLERGEEEYRKYQRENESKTLKTGVAYPLVRRLLGLNGNTMDDQPVEVVLLSRNDPDTGLRVFNSIEHYKLPISRAAFVKGSNPFLYMEAFNASLFLSANHEDVLQAVQRGLPAGQVFPTEFIDNDEEEELRIAFDFDGILADDSAEVVYQTGAIELFHKHEKQKAEEPLPPGPLMKFLKGVSTLQKIELDKKQSIKNYKPRIRIGIVTARNAPAHERVISTLRNWGIQVDEAFFLGGINKERVLKVFKPHIFFDDQLGHIEGVAKITPSVHVPFGVANK from the coding sequence ATGCCTTATCAAATTGAAGAGAAATTTGTTGTTGCTGTAGCTTCAAGCGCACTATTTGATTTGTCTGAATCTGATCAGATATTTCTAGAAAGAGGAGAAGAAGAATATAGGAAGTATCAAAGAGAGAATGAAAGTAAAACACTTAAAACAGGTGTGGCTTATCCACTAGTTAGACGGCTATTAGGTTTGAATGGAAATACGATGGATGACCAACCAGTAGAAGTTGTACTTCTCTCTCGAAATGATCCCGATACGGGATTAAGAGTTTTTAATTCTATTGAGCATTATAAACTTCCCATTTCAAGGGCAGCCTTTGTAAAAGGAAGTAATCCCTTTTTGTATATGGAAGCTTTTAATGCTTCATTATTTTTATCCGCAAATCATGAAGATGTTCTTCAAGCAGTACAAAGAGGACTTCCAGCAGGGCAAGTATTTCCAACAGAGTTTATTGATAACGATGAAGAAGAGGAGTTAAGAATCGCCTTTGATTTTGATGGTATTTTAGCAGATGATTCAGCGGAAGTTGTATATCAAACAGGTGCCATTGAATTATTTCATAAACATGAAAAACAAAAAGCAGAAGAACCTCTACCTCCTGGTCCATTAATGAAATTTTTAAAAGGAGTTTCTACATTACAAAAGATAGAGTTAGATAAAAAACAATCTATTAAGAACTATAAACCTAGAATTAGAATTGGAATTGTTACAGCAAGAAACGCACCAGCACATGAACGAGTCATCTCAACGCTTAGGAATTGGGGGATACAGGTTGATGAAGCCTTTTTCTTGGGAGGGATCAACAAGGAACGTGTGCTTAAAGTGTTTAAACCACATATTTTCTTCGATGATCAACTAGGGCATATTGAAGGAGTAGCTAAGATCACTCCATCTGTACATGTGCCTTTTGGTGTTGCAAATAAATAA
- a CDS encoding S9 family peptidase, whose product MIRFNKPDVEQFFRTFSIQLFKVSPDESQCIFSTNISGKYNLWAIDLPNTFPYPLTFKDQSCHGISYDKQGRFIIASFDQDGDENAQIYALPTIGGELKSIRVQEGKQHVQSILSNDGSKLYYTSNKDNSTFLNTYVYDLLSEDETVLYQGEKAPTFLVGKSPEGQSLAFLEFYTKTSSRAFVMRDGENFYITPLEGQDHTFTDLLYTSEDEIYFTSNVESDFPHLSRFDINTRQISKVIEVEGEEFSTLKLDKERNLLYIVSKKGVVDLLYQFNLLSKELIQVDIPVSIINQLEVAESGNIYILGQTATKPMNIYKFHIGQAEWSCLTNLNVSGISEQLMTQPEVFRYPSYDGLEIEALFFQARKEVNNGHVILWIHGGPQEAECQSFRALFQFLTYYGYSVVMPNFRGSTGYGLSFTKMVEQEWGEGPRLDSIEVLEYLFENNKADRDKIFLMGSSFGGYMSLLLHGRHPEYFKAVVDIFGIGNLFTFIESVPEHWKLGMHKLIGHPVKDKQKLIEYSPDTYLETMRKPMLIIQGANDFRMVISESDHIVESLRKKGRDVQYIVFEDEGHGFAKKENEMKAYRAILDFFNQYL is encoded by the coding sequence ATGATTCGTTTTAATAAACCAGATGTTGAGCAGTTTTTCCGCACTTTTAGTATTCAGCTATTTAAAGTAAGTCCTGATGAATCGCAATGTATTTTCAGTACAAATATCAGTGGAAAATATAATCTTTGGGCAATAGATTTACCGAATACATTTCCTTATCCACTAACCTTCAAGGATCAGAGCTGCCATGGCATCTCTTATGATAAACAAGGTCGATTTATCATTGCCTCTTTTGATCAAGATGGAGATGAAAATGCACAAATTTATGCGCTGCCAACCATTGGTGGAGAGTTAAAATCGATTCGTGTTCAGGAAGGAAAACAGCATGTACAGTCTATTTTATCCAATGATGGATCGAAGTTATATTATACCTCCAACAAAGATAATTCCACATTTTTGAATACTTATGTTTACGATTTGTTGTCTGAAGACGAAACGGTTTTGTACCAAGGAGAAAAAGCACCTACATTTTTGGTCGGTAAAAGTCCAGAAGGGCAAAGCTTGGCGTTCTTAGAGTTTTATACGAAAACAAGTTCAAGAGCATTTGTTATGAGGGATGGGGAAAACTTTTATATCACACCTCTTGAAGGGCAAGATCATACGTTTACGGACTTGCTTTATACTAGTGAAGATGAAATTTATTTTACTTCTAATGTAGAGTCTGATTTTCCACATCTATCTCGATTTGATATAAACACGAGACAAATTTCAAAGGTAATTGAAGTGGAAGGTGAAGAATTTTCAACTTTAAAATTAGATAAAGAGAGAAACCTACTCTATATAGTCAGTAAAAAAGGGGTTGTTGATCTTTTATATCAATTTAACCTATTGTCGAAGGAGCTTATTCAAGTAGATATTCCGGTTTCTATTATTAATCAGTTGGAAGTGGCTGAATCAGGGAATATATACATACTGGGTCAAACAGCAACAAAACCTATGAACATTTATAAGTTCCATATTGGCCAAGCAGAGTGGAGTTGTTTAACAAATTTAAATGTTTCTGGTATTTCTGAACAATTGATGACGCAGCCAGAGGTGTTTAGGTATCCATCATATGACGGATTAGAGATTGAAGCACTCTTTTTTCAAGCAAGAAAGGAAGTTAACAACGGTCATGTTATATTATGGATTCATGGTGGGCCGCAAGAGGCAGAATGCCAATCGTTCAGAGCCTTGTTTCAGTTTTTAACTTATTATGGATACAGTGTTGTGATGCCTAACTTTAGAGGATCAACTGGGTATGGCTTGTCGTTTACGAAAATGGTTGAACAAGAATGGGGAGAAGGTCCAAGACTTGATAGCATTGAAGTTTTGGAATATTTATTTGAAAACAATAAAGCTGATCGAGATAAAATTTTTTTAATGGGAAGTAGTTTTGGTGGGTATATGTCACTTTTGTTGCATGGTCGTCATCCAGAATATTTTAAAGCGGTTGTAGATATATTTGGAATAGGCAACCTATTTACTTTTATAGAGTCTGTACCTGAGCATTGGAAGCTAGGAATGCATAAGCTGATAGGACATCCTGTTAAAGATAAACAAAAACTAATCGAATATTCTCCAGATACTTATTTAGAAACAATGAGAAAACCTATGCTTATTATTCAAGGAGCAAATGATTTTAGAATGGTTATATCAGAATCTGATCACATTGTGGAATCACTTCGAAAAAAGGGAAGAGATGTTCAATATATTGTATTTGAGGATGAAGGACACGGTTTTGCAAAAAAAGAAAATGAAATGAAGGCTTATAGAGCCATCTTAGACTTTTTCAATCAATATTTATAA
- a CDS encoding S9 family peptidase, whose protein sequence is MIQFKKPDVEHFFRTLGIQQFKISPDETQCIFSTNISGKYNLWAMNLPQMFPYPLTFIDQSCQDICYDKQGRFIIATFDHDGDENAQLYALQTVGGELKPIRIQKGKQHLQPLLSDDGSKLYYTSNKDNETFLNTYLYDLMSGKETVLHEGKKAATYLADKSPDGLSITFIEHFSNTNVRAFVKKDGEDIYLTPQEGVDHTISDMVYTSENEIYFTTDFESDFSYLARFDLQTKQFTKIKAIEGEEFTTIKKVKDRNLLYLVNKKGVVDRLYQFDLHSEELSLVHIPVSVIDQIEVVESGNVYILGRTATKTFNIYKKEEAGQEWIKLTNYGVPGVSDQQMVEPEVLRYPSFDGLEIEALFFKAREEVSNGHVILWPHGGPQAAERQSFRALFQFLTYYGFSILTPNFRGSTGYGLSFKKMVEKNWGDGPRHDNIEGLKFLFKNKLANRDKVFLMGGSFGGYMSLLLHGRHPEYFKAVVDIFGPSNLFTFINSVPEHWKPIMDQWVGNPEKDKQMLIDYSPDTYLETMTKPMLIIQGANDPRVVKAESDQIVESLRNKGREVEYIVFDDEGHGFSKKENEIKTYRAILNFFNKYL, encoded by the coding sequence ATGATTCAATTCAAAAAACCAGATGTAGAGCATTTTTTTCGTACTTTAGGCATACAACAATTTAAAATTAGCCCAGATGAGACACAGTGTATTTTCAGCACAAATATTAGCGGTAAATACAATTTGTGGGCAATGAATTTGCCTCAAATGTTTCCTTACCCACTAACTTTTATAGATCAAAGTTGTCAAGATATCTGTTACGATAAACAAGGTCGATTTATTATTGCTACCTTTGACCATGATGGGGATGAAAACGCTCAATTATATGCACTACAGACTGTAGGCGGGGAATTAAAGCCAATTCGTATACAAAAAGGAAAACAGCATTTACAACCTTTGCTGTCAGATGATGGATCGAAATTATATTATACATCAAACAAAGACAATGAAACTTTTTTAAATACTTATCTTTATGATTTGATGTCTGGAAAAGAAACTGTCCTGCATGAAGGGAAAAAAGCAGCTACATATCTAGCTGATAAAAGCCCAGATGGACTTAGCATTACATTCATAGAGCATTTCTCAAATACAAACGTGAGAGCTTTTGTTAAAAAAGATGGAGAAGACATATATCTCACTCCACAAGAAGGGGTAGATCATACCATTTCAGATATGGTTTATACAAGCGAAAATGAGATTTATTTCACGACAGATTTTGAGTCTGATTTTTCATATTTAGCTCGTTTTGATCTACAAACTAAACAATTCACAAAGATAAAGGCAATTGAAGGAGAAGAGTTTACGACGATAAAAAAAGTGAAAGATCGTAATCTATTATACCTTGTTAATAAGAAGGGTGTAGTAGATCGCTTATATCAATTTGATCTTCATTCAGAGGAGCTTTCTCTCGTACACATTCCAGTTTCTGTGATTGATCAGATTGAAGTCGTTGAATCAGGAAATGTATACATTTTAGGTCGAACAGCAACCAAAACATTTAATATTTATAAAAAAGAAGAGGCTGGGCAGGAATGGATTAAACTAACAAACTATGGTGTTCCAGGTGTGTCTGATCAACAGATGGTTGAACCTGAGGTATTAAGGTATCCATCATTTGACGGATTGGAAATTGAAGCGCTCTTTTTTAAAGCACGAGAGGAAGTGAGCAACGGTCATGTTATTTTGTGGCCACATGGTGGACCACAAGCAGCAGAGCGTCAATCGTTTAGGGCTTTATTCCAATTCTTAACCTATTATGGTTTCAGTATTCTTACACCTAATTTCAGAGGTTCAACTGGATATGGATTATCTTTTAAGAAAATGGTTGAAAAAAACTGGGGAGATGGACCAAGACATGACAACATTGAAGGTTTAAAATTTTTATTTAAAAATAAACTAGCAAATCGAGATAAAGTATTTTTAATGGGTGGTAGCTTCGGAGGTTACATGTCCCTACTGTTACACGGTCGACATCCAGAATATTTTAAAGCAGTTGTTGATATTTTTGGACCGAGCAATTTATTTACTTTCATTAATTCAGTTCCAGAACATTGGAAGCCGATTATGGATCAGTGGGTAGGTAATCCAGAAAAAGATAAACAAATGCTAATTGATTATTCCCCAGATACGTATTTAGAAACAATGACAAAACCAATGCTTATCATTCAAGGAGCTAATGACCCACGAGTTGTAAAAGCTGAATCTGATCAAATTGTGGAATCACTACGCAATAAAGGCAGAGAAGTAGAGTATATCGTATTTGATGATGAAGGACATGGTTTTTCAAAAAAAGAAAATGAGATCAAGACA